Below is a window of Pocillopora verrucosa isolate sample1 chromosome 6, ASM3666991v2, whole genome shotgun sequence DNA.
GACTCAATTGCACAAAGAAGCTTTTAGATCTCTATCTGACAACAAAAGAAATGTGATAAAATGTGATCTCACATAATGTGTACTATTCAAACATTCGGCCTTCTCTAGCATGCGATGGTCCAAAGATATCGAGCTTGTTTGATAAATTTCACACTTCTGGCTCTCCAAATTGTCAATTCGTGTGAATTACGAGAGAACTGCACACCTGAACAAACTTCACGCTCACATTATAGAACAGCTCGCTGCTAGAAAGATCTTGCCATTTTTATGAGTATAAAAGACGTTTCGTCTGAATCAGAGAGTACAGAAAATAAGCTGTCACCAAGGGAAGGTAAGATATGAAATTTAAACCACAAGAATtaatatttgtcttttaaaaaatatgtttagtGGGCTGATATCTGTCCAAAATGACCACATCGAAAATTTTCTTTCCGCAAAGAATAATCTTCACTACATTCGAACAGAGACGCTGGACTTAAATAAAAACCGTTACCTATTGAGCAAGATGACATGTTCTTGGTTAACGGATGAGGTAAATGTTGCAATTGCATCGCATACTAGAGAAGGCCGAATGTTTGAATAGTTTTATTCGCTTGCGCTTACCAAATGGTAGCGCGAAAAACCAAGTGTTTTCTCCTTCATACCTACAGCAGCTGACAGAGTTACAAAGACTCATGTCACAACTGGGCGCTGGAAGAATTATTGTTCCTAAAAGAGGTTGACAGAAATTGTCCATGATCTATTCACCGGCGTAAAATTTATGTAATCATTGTGTTCAAGGTAGAATTTGTCTTCTGCTATAAGGTTTTCTTGCAGGTGCAAAAATTTGAGTAAGAAAGTTTAatatattctttcttttactAAGGGTAAGGGATTCGATAAGGCCGAGAGCTCAATATATACATCACACATAACTTGACTCAACGGAGTCAGTTAACATGAATATCTAAAATTATCTCATTGCATTGCATGGACGAACCTGTCAAACGCACTACGTTACCATTGAGAATGAAGAGAGTTGCCATCATCTGTTTAAACCTGTATTTATTCACGGCTACTTGCACCTACCAGGACGCTCAAAAAAGTTGAAGCCATTTCATTTCAGAATATTCAACCGGTAACAACGGGAACTCAAGGTTTAGAGGAGGAGGGGAAGATAGATATACGTGGTCGCTAATATCTGCACATTAATTGAGGTCCATAACACAGAAGAGGTAACACGATAGAATTAACGAAAACTTTCGTTTGTAATTAAACACCCCACTGGTTTATTTATACAGCTTTAGGTGCGTGCACTTAAAACTACGCCAACAAACAAGAGGGTTTTATTGGCTTTCGGATCGAAACCCTTAGAACCATAGGTCGAATCTACGCGACAGGTTATTGAGTCCATTTTGCTTAAGCTGAAAGAATACAACACTGTCAAACTCTAAGTCATCTTTTCGTTTTATATTTGTAGCTATGCAGATAACAATACTATCCATATTACACACAGCAATCCATGTCTCGCTATGTATTATGGGAACGTCAGCTTCCCTTAAGTGCCGATCAGTCGCTTCATTTTCCGACCACGCCCTTACGGGATACACCTACAAGGCAACATCCGGGATACGCTTTGAATCTTGCGCCGCAACATGTGACGCTGACCCGCACTGTTACAGCTTTAACTACGTCATTCGCGACAAAACTTGCGAGCTCAGTAACTCTTCGCGCTCGGCCGATTCAGAGTACTTTGTGCGCAGGTCTGGGGTGGTTTACATGGACAAACTAACAGAACCCGTGGAGCACTGCAAAACACTTCCATGCAGAAACAATGGAACTTGCCAGAAAATTCAGCGCCATCCTGGGTTTGAGTGTTTTTGTCAAGATGAGTACAGAGGGGAAAAATGCGAAAGTAAGGAACGAGCTTAATTTACTTATAAGGTCTTTGATCCGTAATCGACCGAATCCATCTACTCATGTGAGGGATACGTAGGTTGCTAACAGTAATTTACCAttatagattaaaaaaaagcaaagagcTTGCTCTCCCGTCAATCAGAAGAAATTTCTTGGTTTGTAAGGAAACTTTCGTTCAGCCTTTgccattgaaataaattttcacaacatTGAAAACAAGATCATTCCGTCGATAAGCTGTTTTTCGATGGGTCCAGGATTGCTGTGAAATTCCGTACATATGAGTCTTAGACAAAAATAACAGGTATCCTCATCATTAGTTTGCAGTCCTACCGCATTGGGTCTCGGTGATAATAAACTGCCTGATCAGAATTTCAACGCCTCCTCCAGCTTACATCCATTCAGACCCAGCGACGCTCGCCTGCATGCAGCTGGTTCGTCTTGGGTCAGCGATGGTGTCGAAAAGGACAAATTTCTGCAGATTAGTTTCCAGCCTCACCCCAGACTCATCACAAGCGTGGCCACCGAGGGTAGCCCTGGCCATGATTGGTGGGTTGTGCTTTATAATCTTCAGTACAGCTTGGACGGTGTCACGTGGTTCTATTACGAAAATGAGAACTCCCCTGGGTCACGAAAGGTGATGCAGAAATTCCTTTCCTCGCAACTAAATATTAGACTAACTTGCGCTACTGTTAGAGGTTATCCCATTTTCTGTTCTTTGAAGCGACAAAGAGTATTGCTATCCCCCTGGATAGGATCAACCAGTTCACCGTGGAAAATTTATAATTCGAGGTGAAATATTCAGTTGTAATGTTGCAGATGACTGTACTTGTAAATAACCTATTTTCTTTCTCAGGTTTTTAATGGTAACCAAGATAGAAATAGTGTCGTGACTAACCAGCTTCATTCCCCTATAAGAGCACTGTACCTTCGTATCTCACCCTTGTTCTGGGCTGGAAAGATCGCGCTACGAGTGGAGATCTACGGATGTAACACCAACAGCTGATTACTTAGAAGCCAGGAGACATTTCAACAGCTGGCAGAGTAATTCAAACTCAGGTTATTACCACTCATCAACAACTGTTTCTTGGACTTACGCCAGGTGGAATATTTGTTCATCGACGAAAACAAACTCCTGTGATTGTAGAAGCGCAATTAGTTCACAAATAGTCTGGGTTGAGGCCACTCTTGAAACCATGAGCCGCCGAGCTACTTTTGAAGCAATGCGTGGAAATACCGGGCGGACTTATCGTTAGAGATTGGGAAAGAGCAAGCCTCCAACTCTACCTCGTCCAAACCAGTTAACATATAAATCCAATGTCAAAGATAGGATAGACAATGCGTCAAGCAGCCTGCAatattttttgacaaagaaaCGGTCTGGACGCAAGAAGAGTGGACATAAACCGAGGAATCATGAGCCAGAGAAATTCACTCTTTATTACAAACTGTACCTTTACTCTCTAGAGTTGCTCACTATTTACATGcgtatttacaaaacattttaaaggtGACCTcagtaatgatgatgaaaagTATGAACAAAGAATTTTgaacgaaaaataaatatataatttaacGACGATCCGTGCTACGACGACTGGCCGCGCTGCTCACACGGGAGGAGGCCTTGGAACCAGCCGCTGAGCCAGGCCTTGAGCTCGTTTTCTTTCCTCGCGCACTGCTTGTAGGAGAGACACCTGGAAACGAGCGAGGAAACATTTAAACAGTTATTGTAATGGAATGACTGGAGTTGGAATAATAGTAGCAGAAGTGAACCTCTCATCCCTTTCTCGGTGCAGTCCTTTGATGTAAATGAATCAGCTCAATAAACTCAAAAATTGAGTTATGTTCTCTCATAATAAAATAGCAAGCAACAATGAAatggtttgaattttttaataagtggaaaatgaaaaaaaaaagaaaaaaccaaacaaacaaacaaacaatagagAAGCcttatctgttttaattttacaagagATAATTCATGGGTTTGTCCTTCTGGACAAACAGTGCCCCAAGCTGCGACCCTTCAGGTCGACATGGCGACTAAGTTTGCAATCATAGTCGCAAATTCAAAGACACCTATTTGATATTTCTGGCGATCATATCATGATCTGAGGCCACCAAACGGCAAATTGAAAAGAGTTTTAGCTTGGAGCTACCTAATTTCTTAATGTTTCATTTTGTACGTAAGCTGTACTCAAGCTGTACTCAAGCAACTTGTCCCACGGCTCATGCTCTTACCTGGCTTCGGACTCCCTGCGCCAGTGGGGCTTGCAGCACCCGCAAGAGCCAGAGCTCCAACATCAACAGTACCAACACCTCGGCGGCTGCTAGTTGAGATATCAGATCTGTACAAGGGAACATacaattcaattcaaaattaacGAGTTGCTTCTCTACTCGAGAAAAGTTCATTCACTTTAAAACATCGAGAATAAGAAGTGTAAGTCGAATATAGGATCCGAGGTCCCTGCAGAAATATTATGTGACAAAAGCTATTTCCCGACTGCGCAGAGTATATTTTCGCTTAAACTGAACAACAAGGAGAaatgaggaggaaaatgatTTTAGAGCAACGGCCATTCATAGCGAATAAAACTATCACATAGAACACAAAAGTTATAAAAGTGAAGGCTAACAGAGTTTTTGAAGCACCAACAAACGCAAATGACGAAGTCAAGAGTAGTTCACAGAgcaatgaaaaggaaagaaagctACTGCAATTCAGGATTACTTTagatatttatttgaaaactgCTCAGGAAATCGCAGTGTGATCAATTACTTTTTTACCAagtggtgatcatttttttcattctgctATTCTCCAATTTTGTATCGAAGATCCATTTACAAGCACACAAACCCTGCCTTACTCACCGAGCAGACGACAACGTCCCAGAACTCCGCGAGCTACGAGAAGATGTTGGCCGCGACATACCAGGACCCGGGGAAGGAGGCATTGGTAACCCTGCCTGGCTGAAATAGATCTGGACACTGGGTCCTAGATCCGGATGACTGTGTAACACCTCGCCCATTTGTTTCATGGTGCGCGTGTTAAAGTCCCTCAACTCTCTCAAATCCATATCCTTTTCCTCGTGAAGTTCCCCTGAACTTTTCTTGGCACTCCTTACGGAGCGCGCAATCTTGCTAGCCTCCCGGGAAGCTCGGTCTTTCTTTGTCTTCTGATCATCCAATTCCTTCTGTAAATTTGTCGCCTTGGCCTGCTTCTCAGTGATGACCTCAACCAAGCCTTGCTCGTCCGCGGTCAAGTTTTCCAAGGTGCCCTCCATAGAGCCCAGGTCTTCCTGTAACTCACGGATTTGCCGTCgtttgtatttatatttatcCATCACAGCTCGCATCTGATCCTCCAAACGCTGTTTCTCGTCATACTCTTCACTCATCTCGTCCACTTTGTTAAAACTTTTCCGGTAAGTCTCGTTCCGGCCGTTCATCAGCCGCAATGTGTTTTCCAAAGCTCTATaaatagcgaaaaaaaaaagcatttttagtCTGCCAAGAACCTATAATGTCAAATATATCGATATTATCTTCACCGCTAGATATTTATTGCCTTCTTATTTCGCTTAACCCTTACCGTATCTCTTTCTCAGCCTTTCTGATCTTAGCATCCAGTTCATCTCCCTCTCGCTGCAGCTCTTCCTTCTCCTGAGCTGCCTTGATAACGTAATAGGCTTGAGACCTTTCCTCCTCCCCCTCGGGAGGCGCCATTGAGATCATCAGGATTTCATACCTGGCGCCAACAAATAGGAAATACAGTATTAAAAAAGTAATGCACACAAAATTCCCTGTTACGTTTGCAATCCAATTTATTCAATCGTTGGCTCATTTAAGTTCAAGTTTATTCACCACCATAAAGTTCACAAAGAATagtttacaaaaatgaaataagttttAAGGAGACTTCAAGAAACCTACAGGGTTCGTTTGCTTATTCATTCACTAACATACTCACTgagttaatcaatcaaataataAGCCACTGTACCTTTTCCGCAATTTGTCAATCTTAGATATCCGCTCATGTAACTCGGAGCTgcaagaaaatgtaaaagaacCAGTTATTTTATCTATCAAAAGAAGAAACGACATCCGTCGCGTATTTCAATTGAAATGCTTCAATACCTGACTGTCTGTCTCTCTTCCTCTGAAGATTTAATCTGTGCTTGGAGCATGTCTTTATGAATGTTTATTTCATGGCGCCGCTGTTTCATCGCCTGCAGTAGCAGTAAGACAAAGTATTGCAGCTTTAGTAtggttcattttgaaaaaaaggaatcacCTTAAGCTTGGTCACCTTACAGCAAACATTGTACAGGATACAGAACGAATTATTACGTCGTACTTTCTCTGACAGCATTATGACAGATTTGGAAAAATGCAACGTGAAACACGAACCGTTTCCAACTGCAGTTTCCTCTTTTCGAGGTTAAGCACATTGTCTGCTTTGTTGCTTAGAGTTTCTCTGAGGCGTTTGATTTCCAGCTTCAGAATATTCTCATCCACCATAAGATCCTACGAAAAATAGAGACAAAATAAAACGTTATTGAAAAATGATTGAATCAGTCAATCTATCAATTCATAGGTCTCTAGGGCAGTCAAATTCAACCTAAAAAATTTGGACGCAGAACAAACTCTTATCACGCGGTTTTGTCTCTTTGGCTTGCAAGGAAGTGAATAGTTCTGGCTAATCACTAGCGGGCTGGCCAATCAGTGCGCACAAAAAGCGCTTTTCATCTGTGGGTTACATACCGACGTATTTTATGTAAAGAACATTTCCTTGTGCGTAATAAACGGAGAAACAAAAGGAAGGCTGTAGTGCAAACCTGTTTTAATGTAACAACTttcttcctctctctctctgagCTGTCATTATGTAGATTCAGTTCCTCTGCAAAAGAAGGAGGAGTTTGAGACATCTTTCGTTCActttgaaaaccaatgtttAGACGAATGTTTTGTATCATGGAATCATCATGATGATAAATCACTCACCGATTTTGCTGGTGAGAgtcttcatttcttcttttcctttgtttaagtCTCGGTTTGCACGTCTTAGATCATCctatggaaaatgaaagttcgaaaaaacaaaataataactaTGGCTTTTCAGAGTTACCTTTACATCtctacacaattttttttaaacgacaGGTTGAGCCATTCATCAAACTTACGTTCAAGTTCTTCATTTGAGCACTGAGAAGTGCGTGAGTGGAGTTGTGTTCCTCCATCTGAGACATTAGATCCTggaaaaagttaagaaaaaaggACAATCAATAAGAACTGTCTTCATCTCCTCTAAGTCAAGTGCCATAATCAAAGTGCCATAACGTGAAATTTTCACTTCTGAACACAATGCCCATAAAAGTACAATCAACACTTGTAAACTTTATACCTTTATTCTGGCCTCAAGTTGCAGTTTCTCTTCATTACTTCGCTCTCCCTGCATGCGGCTTATTCTTCGCTCCAACTGTTGCAGTTGAAAATCCtacaaaaccacaaacaaagcACACAGTACTTCAGTTAAAACAACATAATGTAAGACAATGCTCAAACATCCCATACATGGATTGTGAAGTATTTAGAAGGGGATTCTAGTCGTCACATAGATACTCAGAATGAAAGGTTGACAACAATTGGCTCTCGCAGTAATTCTGACCTGCATATAAATAATTTCCTGTTGTTTGAGTGATTCCTGATCAAGTTTGTGTAGTTTACTGCTCAAGTTCCTACTGGCAGCTCTTGCACCctgaacaaaataagaaaatcacATAAAAAAGCAATTGAGGATTGAAATTGTTAAGACATGTACATCCTCCCATTACCCCAGTCAAGAGAATTGGGATAACAGCAAACCCTAATTACCTGAATTTCAGCTGCAGTATTGTTTTCCAAAACTTTACATTCATGCAGTTCCTCTGTTTTTCTgaactaaaaaaaggaaacatttcatgGCAATTACTTCtcattgtttatttatattACATTTCATAGTCTTATGTTAGTCTTGGTGAACAATTGTCTATTCTgtcctcaccccccccccccccccccaaagaaGAATAGGAGAGTCTCcacatgattttttggtaaGAAGGAGTGAGGAGAAACAAGTTACTATAAACAGGATGCTGGTCTGTGAACATAATAAATGTATAAATTCTTAGCTTTGAATTCCAAAAATGGCTCATCAATAGTAATTACTGGTAATTAAAAAGTAAATCATGCTGCTGGTTGCTAGAATGACGATTTAATTTGActaacagaaaacaaaaaaaattgcaagttACTAACCATAAAAATAGCAATGCTGACATTTAGAAAAGTGTATAGAAGTAAAAGTGAAAAACCCATCATGAATTGTTATTTTACTATGCCGACTATAGAAGAACCACCTTCATCCTTAAAATGTTACCTGAGTTTCACGAAGTCTGGCAAGCTGTTTTTCCACATCATAAATACGAGTTTCTTCTTCCTTTAACAGCATGTCCATTCTTTGAGCTTTTTCTTCAGCAGTAAGAGTCTCATCAGTAACAATTTTCAGCTGATGCCGCAGATCATCTCGCTCCTTTTGCACTCTATCAAGCCTAAGTGGTTCACATGACTCAGTCAGCTTAAATTTGCAATTACTGTGAGAAAGTAGCACAATGCATATACTGTGGAGACACTACTAATAAAACATACATATTCATCAATTCACAAAGAACAGTCATATCAagttattattttgtaataggTTCCTGGGTTCAACAACTGGTAACTGTTGGCATCACTTAGGTCATAGTGATGGGTATGTACAATATATATACCTTTCTGTTCTGTTGGTAACTTCTTTCTTGAGCAGATTATGTTTATGCCTGGCACTTTCAAGATCTCTTGCTGTCCTGTCCACAGTGTATTTCAGCGTGTCAAGCTGACAAATGCAAAGAAACACAAGTAGAATTGTTAACTAAAGAACACTTGAAtaaccaaaaacaaattctAGCCTAGCTTTAGGTTTAGAAACTTAATAAACACCAGGAGAACTGAATGCCTCTTACTAAATAAGCCTTGCATTCATCTCAGCTTCAGCACCTAAATAAGTTGAACTTCACAGTTCAAAGCTGAGTTACAATTataagaaacaaacaattttcaacattttagaAGGCCActccttttaaaattaaatttacaaaaaaatgccTTCTCTATTTAACAATTTATACTCAATAAACATGCAGAGGTAAATAACTGAAGATTTACCTCATCTTGAAACTGTATCCTAATTTGTTCAGCATCCTGGTACTCCAGACGCAATTTGGCCGCCTGTCTTTCAGCCACTCcaactttcttctctttttcttggttGTTAGCAAGCTCACTCTCCAGAAATTTCTGTTATAATCAGAAACCAGGAGGAGAAAGATTTTACTTAATAAAATCTGTTACTCCCAAGTAATTTGGAGATTGAAAACTAATAAGACATGATAGATAAGTTAAAAAACATAGAAATTACTGGGTCTGCTCaataactttaaaatctttAGGCCAAATAACATCAACCATTCAAAGTTTTCATGGTGTATGTCCATGTCTTGTTAATGACTTTGTAAAATAGACCTGGAATTATTGTCAGTTCAAAGGATGTGTTAACCTGTTTTTCTTGGACCTGCTCTTCTCTGTCTCTGACTTCTAGTTTAACTTCAGCAagtttctgaacaaaaaaaaaaacagttatcAAAAAGAGCATCTAAACACTACTCCttacatgaaaaaagtttcattgaatattttaaaCTACACCTAAAAGCTAAAAGAAGATATACAGTACATTGTATCATCATGTTTGACCTGAATTTCCTTCATTAGTGGAACATTTGTTAAATGACTTGCAAATTTGTGTACACTGTAGAATTCATAAGAAGTTTCAAGTGAATGTTATGGACAAAGGTTACAATGTAGTTAGCACAACTTCCTCGATGATCACATGAAGTAGGAAAAATACTCACCACAGCCAGTTGATCCATCTCTCTGTCTCTTTTCTGCATCTGTTCAATAGTgttctcccactgacgcagcaatTCTTGTCTCTCACTGTGTGCCTTGCGGAACTCTTCTGCTGTCTTGTCTAATTCAATCTTAACATTTAAGAAATTGCTCAGGTTAACAACAATGAACAGAATTTTGAAACTCcctaaatgttatttttctaaAATCATGCATTTATAACTGGTGGTTGAAACaacattttaagcaaaacagttacATGTTGTACACCACTTAAcaaaatatacatgtatgaTCTCAGATGTGACACAAGATTGATTTTTGTCTGCCTGGGTAAAAACTTAAAATGGGATTGTTACATATTCTACATATCTTTAAACTGTTTATGACTACACATATACTCATGGAAAATCATTTCGGCATGTTACTGACCTGGGCTGTCATGGTAAGAGTTAATTCATGCTCCAGTTCCCTTTTCTTCTTAGTTGCATCATCTGTCATTCTTTCCATCCTTAATGTTAATTCCTAATAATTAGAAAGACTAAGGTTAGTTAAAATGCCATCTAAAGTCATTAGATTAATCATTTtgaccctaacatcagtatgcatgttttTCATACTGTTcattatacatttcttaagattctgaaaaggagaatttatttgacaatcaggagctttttttagttggtaatcattttcTTCAATCTAACGACCCTAACATTTtattcaggagtgatattgtatggagaaattagatgctagtcactcttaggggttaaaaggttgaGTAGGCCTGGTTGGTTTCAAGGACCAGACAATTGTAGAGTACAAATTTATGGTAATGTACAACATGAATcgaaaattgttttatactgtGTAATGCCACTCCACAAACTTATTATAAGTAAAATGGCTAGCTTGACCCATTTTTGTGTTAATTTTACCAAAGTCAGTACTGGAAAGGGTATGGATTTTATACACCAGGTTAGAAAAAGAGTGTGGGAAATGGCATGTCTTGGTCTAAAATAGGCTACGGATTGAGAAAATGGGGCAGTGTACCCTACTTTTAGAATTTTGTAGAGTTCCTCCACTGTACACAAATGGAGTTACAGGAATTCAATCATCTGCTCTATGTAGCAATAGTAGTAGATATGCTTAACGTGTAATGGTTCCTAACCTTCACTTTGCCTTCATCTGAACGAGTGTACTTTTGCAGTGTCAATGCATCCTCATCTTTCCTTGCAGATTCCTCCAGCCATGCTTCCAATGCCTTCTGGTCCCAGTTCATCTGACTTTTTAGATCTTCCAGCCTCTGTGTGTTCTTGAAAATATTGTTCTGGTGGACAAAAGTTCACAAGTTGGACATGTGAAACAGCCACTGAcaagcaaagcaaaaaaaaaaatagacagtAAACAGTTTCCTTACTTCTATGatattccttttttctgttaaatcttttatttcattgttgaTCCTCCTGATCTCATTGTTCAGTCTTCCTTCCTCTCTTTGAGCTAAAATCAATGGGTAACACTCAACTATTGTtgtattgaagaaatgtaaaatggtttctgtgtttacatagcctgatgtaaacacttgggaggttgggagaacacgagataagcgtaggaaaccatgacgcgaagcagagtggtttccagGTTATCGAGTGTtttcccaacctcccaagtgtttacatcaggctatgaaaacacggaaaccattttacatttcttttataaaataactaatgaaagagcctcttcttgcaacaAAGGAAAGCGACATGCTTGTTGTTattgttcatttggcttttcggccatttcttgaatactgggaaaattaatctccaaagaaaaatttggaaaatcttcttcttccaaaacaaacttaaagaaactgagttactgctaaataaatagcagGGAGAACTCCGTGAGAATATTCGGTatgaaaaccatgtttacataccctcatgtaaaatggttttatagccaatcagagtccacgtactatttgaattattccATAAAAAATCATATAAAGTACAAGTGATTACCTTCAGTTatcaaaagacaattttttactttatcatACAGTTTGTAAGAGGAAAACTATAATTACTTAggtagaaaattttgaaaagcttcAGAGAGCACATTTGGAGCTGAAGCTTGAAACATcacctttttaaaatttgccatTTTGATGATAGTCGCCAATAATTCACATGAGTTTTGTATCAACCTCTCAGTTAATCAACTGAAACTACCCTTCTTCATTAGCAATACCtgatatttaaccctttataccttATCATCTGCATGCATTTTCCCTAtaatattctctatacatttactgaggtgctgacatggagaatttgtttaacaatcaagagcttctttagttggtgatcatttcctttattctcctgaccttcatgtttgattaaACAGTAATGCTGTGAGAATAAATTAAATGCCAATCActctaaagggttaaagggttaggtgTTTGAGTGGAAGGTATAGATAACATATTGCCCACAGATCAAACAAGCAGAAGAAAGTTATCTTATATGACAACAACTTCCACATACCTATCTGCATCAAGTGATTTTCAGTCTCTATCTCTCTTTTCCTTGCATTAAGCAAATCCTgtttgtgaaattaaaaaagttcaTTAAGAACGTCAAGgcactaaaaaaataaaatatattggGTGGAGAATCGAGGGCACAAAAACTCCAAGATTACA
It encodes the following:
- the LOC136281727 gene encoding EGF-like repeat and discoidin I-like domain-containing protein 3, which encodes MDKLTEPVEHCKTLPCRNNGTCQKIQRHPGFECFCQDEYRGEKCEICSPTALGLGDNKLPDQNFNASSSLHPFRPSDARLHAAGSSWVSDGVEKDKFLQISFQPHPRLITSVATEGSPGHDWWVVLYNLQYSLDGVTWFYYENENSPGSRKVFNGNQDRNSVVTNQLHSPIRALYLRISPLFWAGKIALRVEIYGCNTNS
- the LOC131778394 gene encoding coiled-coil domain-containing protein 39-like; protein product: MEDIVSELNFDEGIAMPVANLENKQLESEVTETQKNITTYKEQLDEHADRIYAMSEHLRNVQQELQHTQDLLNARKREIETENHLMQIAQREEGRLNNEIRRINNEIKDLTEKRNIIENNIFKNTQRLEDLKSQMNWDQKALEAWLEESARKDEDALTLQKYTRSDEGKVKELTLRMERMTDDATKKKRELEHELTLTMTAQIELDKTAEEFRKAHSERQELLRQWENTIEQMQKRDREMDQLAVKLAEVKLEVRDREEQVQEKQKFLESELANNQEKEKKVGVAERQAAKLRLEYQDAEQIRIQFQDELDTLKYTVDRTARDLESARHKHNLLKKEVTNRTERLDRVQKERDDLRHQLKIVTDETLTAEEKAQRMDMLLKEEETRIYDVEKQLARLRETQFRKTEELHECKVLENNTAAEIQGARAASRNLSSKLHKLDQESLKQQEIIYMQDFQLQQLERRISRMQGERSNEEKLQLEARIKDLMSQMEEHNSTHALLSAQMKNLNDDLRRANRDLNKGKEEMKTLTSKIEELNLHNDSSERERKKVVTLKQDLMVDENILKLEIKRLRETLSNKADNVLNLEKRKLQLETAMKQRRHEINIHKDMLQAQIKSSEEERQTVSSELHERISKIDKLRKRYEILMISMAPPEGEEERSQAYYVIKAAQEKEELQREGDELDAKIRKAEKEIRALENTLRLMNGRNETYRKSFNKVDEMSEEYDEKQRLEDQMRAVMDKYKYKRRQIRELQEDLGSMEGTLENLTADEQGLVEVITEKQAKATNLQKELDDQKTKKDRASREASKIARSVRSAKKSSGELHEEKDMDLRELRDFNTRTMKQMGEVLHSHPDLGPSVQIYFSQAGLPMPPSPGPGMSRPTSSRSSRSSGTLSSARSDISTSSRRGVGTVDVGALALAGAASPTGAGSPKPGVSPTSSARGKKTSSRPGSAAGSKASSRVSSAASRRSTDRR